One genomic window of Phoenix dactylifera cultivar Barhee BC4 chromosome 6, palm_55x_up_171113_PBpolish2nd_filt_p, whole genome shotgun sequence includes the following:
- the LOC120111152 gene encoding acanthoscurrin-2-like encodes MDAVWTWGVAAVSGGSGRRSGLGGGGDSGQGLGGGCGLGRSVGLGLGGLGGGSGYLGGRCGLGGGGGGPGGGGGRGGCRGLGGGGDLCLGGLWGGGGGGLWGGGGGGLWRGGGGLWGGGGLGGGGDLGLGGGGGSGRRGGGRGGAILPTAIKGS; translated from the coding sequence ATGGACGCGGTCTGGACCTGGGGGGTGGCGGCGGTATCGGGGGGTTCTGGCCGGCGCAGTGGCCTTGGTGGTGGCGGAGATTCCGGCCAGGGGCTGGGCGGGGGTTGCGGTCTTGGAAGGAGTGTCGGTCTAGGTCTAGGCGGCCTCGGCGGTGGAAGTGGCTATCTAGGCGGTCGTTGCGGTCTAGGCGGGGGAGGAGGTGGGCCTGGGGGTGGCGGCGGTCGGGGCGGGTGTCGCGGTctgggtggtggtggtgatctGTGCCTCGGCGGCCTGTGgggcgggggcggcggcggcctgtggggcgggggcggcggcggcctgTGGCGTGGCGGCGGCGGCCTGTGGGGTGGCGGCGGTCTGGGCGGGGGCGGCGATCTGGGCCTGGGCGGTGGTGGGGGTTCTGGCCGGCGGGGTGGCGGCCGGGGCGGCGCCATTCTACCCACAGCGATCAAAGGTAGTTGA
- the LOC103697166 gene encoding E3 ubiquitin-protein ligase RHA2A-like: protein MGLSNRLHDVSSDSIPILLVVTAAEWVSYLRSLLLCLLHSLGLLRLHPADEDPLVPAAGSGLAGLVVIAASTRSFIYEPAPSAAEEEECVVCLCGLADGDRVRRLACCHVFHSECLDGWFDQRNLSCPLCRSPLAAEERRADADRRIGAELVAWLSPYRSDHLPIGRC, encoded by the coding sequence ATGGGGTTGTCGAACCGACTCCATGACGTCTCCAGCGACTCCATCCCGATCCTCCTGGTCGTGACGGCAGCCGAGTGGGTCTCCTACCTTCgctccctcctcctctgcctcctccaCTCCCTCGGCCTCCTCCGTCTCCACCCCGCCGACGAAGACCCCCTCGTCCCAGCCGCCGGATCCGGCCTCGCCGGCCTCGTCGTCATCGCCGCCTCCACCCGCTCCTTCATCTACGAGCCCGCGCcgtcggcggcggaggaggaggagtgcgTGGTGTGCCTGTGCGGTCTCGCCGACGGCGACCGGGTCAGGCGGCTGGCGTGCTGCCACGTGTTCCACAGCGAGTGCCTCGACGGGTGGTTCGACCAGAGGAACCTGAGCTGTCCTCTCTGCCGGTCGCCGCTGGCGGCGGAGGAGAGGCGAGCCGATGCAGATCGCCGGATCGGGGCGGAGCTCGTCGCCTGGCTCTCTCCCTATCGATCTGATCATCTCCCGATCGGACGGTGCTGA
- the LOC120111153 gene encoding putative clathrin assembly protein At2g25430, with amino-acid sequence MQLVPHFHFPSITFPRTFHFIYLIMRRSDLDLILAKATSSDDAALAEKFVWELANLFSSSPSTSQAFALSFTRRFGRTKSWRVAVKCLHLLHRLLRTLPSDHPFHSDLLRSHANAIISLNPCHFRCTSDEFTIFVRSYAYFLDEALFCLQDTIVYSPPPPETFAKKVEEVDQAVELVSQLQGMLDRAMECRPLGTAHRSSIVRSAMKHIICDSFMWYAALRPRLVVVLDNLLQMPHRVCVAGLGIYKKAAEQAGRLEECYDWCKRMSLCGLYEYPLVEKIPQIQVRAIESFVENMWQLTESSSSSSPVTFSSSSSTLMESESSSSKSVETVKIAAINVEWEMLEEEEKPLLQFGQESPSWEDLLEASVDCSWTWAPQTFDEPRASSQSNDDNGLGKHEGSLRENNPFLDHVSNSVTTL; translated from the coding sequence ATGCAACTGGTGCCTCATTTCCATTTCCCTTCCATCACCTTCCCTCGGACCTTCCACTTCATCTATCTCATCATGCGCAGATCTGATCTTGACCTCATCCTTGCCAAGGCCACTTCTTCTGATGATGCTGCACTTGCCGAGAAATTTGTATGGGAGCTTGCcaacctcttctcctcctccccctctacCTCCCAAGCTTTTGCTCTCAGCTTCACCCGCCGGTTCGGCCGGACCAAGTCCTGGCGCGTCGCCGTCAAatgcctccacctcctccaccgCCTCCTCCGCACTCTCCCCTCCGACCACCCTTTCCACTCCGACCTCCTCAGGTCCCATGCAAATGCCATCATTTCCCTCAATCCATGCCATTTCCGCTGCACTTCGGACGAGTTCACCATCTTTGTCCGATCCTATGCTTACTTCCTTGACGAGGCTTTATTCTGCCTCCAGGATACTATAGTCTATTCCCCACCTCCTCCTGAGACCTTTGCAAAGAAGGTGGAGGAGGTGGACCAGGCCGTCGAGCTCGTCTCTCAGCTCCAGGGCATGTTAGACCGGGCGATGGAGTGTCGGCCGTTAGGCACGGCCCATCGGAGCTCCATCGTCCGGTCTGCCATGAAGCATATCATATGCGATAGCTTCATGTGGTACGCCGCACTCCGGCCAAGGCTCGTGGTTGTGTTGGACAACCTCCTCCAAATGCCACACCGGGTTTGCGTCGCCGGGCTCGGCATCTATAAGAAGGCCGCCGAGCAAGCCGGCCGCCTTGAGGAGTGTTACGATTGGTGCAAGAGGATGAGCCTGTGTGGGCTGTATGAGTACCCTCTCGTGGAAAAGATTCCTCAGATTCAAGTCCGGGCAATAGAATCTTTTGTCGAGAACATGTGGCAGCTGACGGAATCTTCGTCGTCATCATCCCCGGTGACCTTCTCGTCGTCTTCGTCAACTCTAATGGAGTCGGAGAGCAGCAGTAGCAAATCTGTAGAGACTGTGAAGATAGCTGCGATTAATGTGGAGTGGGAaatgcttgaagaggaggagaagccaTTACTTCAATTTGGACAGGAGAGTCCCAGCTGGGAGGATCTATTAGAGGCTTCGGTGGATTGCTCTTGGACCTGGGCACCTCAGACCTTTGATGAACCGCGGGCGAGTTCTCAAAGCAATGATGACAATGGACTTGGAAAGCATGAGGGGAGCTTGCGAGAAAACAATCCTTTCTTAGATCATGTGAGTAATTCCGTTACTACTTTGTAA